The following are encoded together in the Candidatus Liberimonas magnetica genome:
- the ftsZ gene encoding cell division protein FtsZ, translated as MKINISKDSFEKYAVIKVLGVGGGGSNAVSCMFNRIIGVEFFAINTDAQALAKAFAGTKVHIGEKLTKGLGVGGNPEIGRQAAEESKQRLTEILAQTDLVFITAGMGGGTGTGGAPVIASIARSLGVLSIGIVTKPFKFEGRVRAKQAENGIMEMKQYCDATIVIPNEKIIKMCDNQMDARNAFKYVDDVLHKIVKSVSEIITKHGMINRDMADLRSILKNSGEAFIGMGESSSQSGRAAEAAMKALSNPLLEDVTINGAGKILVTIFGGMDVTIGEIEEAMDIVHARVSSDAHIFYGQVLDPELHGTFKIAVVATDFASQDKEVEKEKKLNEEEYWKQPAFKIWKPRKLI; from the coding sequence ATGAAAATCAATATATCGAAAGATTCATTTGAAAAATATGCTGTTATTAAGGTTCTGGGCGTTGGCGGCGGCGGGTCAAACGCTGTCAGCTGCATGTTTAACAGGATCATTGGCGTAGAGTTTTTTGCCATAAACACTGATGCCCAGGCGCTTGCCAAAGCGTTTGCAGGTACAAAAGTTCATATAGGCGAAAAACTTACAAAAGGGCTGGGCGTTGGCGGTAACCCTGAGATAGGCAGACAGGCAGCAGAAGAAAGCAAACAGCGATTAACTGAAATATTGGCTCAAACAGACTTGGTATTTATTACTGCTGGTATGGGTGGCGGTACAGGAACAGGCGGAGCTCCGGTTATTGCTTCTATTGCACGCTCCCTGGGTGTTCTATCTATCGGTATAGTGACTAAACCATTTAAGTTTGAAGGCAGGGTCAGAGCAAAACAGGCTGAGAACGGGATTATGGAAATGAAACAGTACTGTGATGCTACAATTGTCATTCCTAATGAAAAAATAATAAAAATGTGTGACAATCAGATGGACGCGCGGAACGCTTTCAAGTATGTTGATGATGTATTGCACAAGATAGTTAAATCAGTATCAGAGATAATTACAAAACATGGTATGATAAACCGTGATATGGCTGATCTGAGGTCCATATTGAAAAATTCAGGGGAAGCGTTCATAGGCATGGGAGAAAGCTCTAGCCAGAGCGGAAGGGCAGCTGAAGCTGCCATGAAAGCGCTGAGCAACCCATTGCTTGAAGATGTTACTATAAACGGCGCTGGTAAGATACTGGTAACGATTTTCGGAGGCATGGATGTTACAATAGGCGAAATTGAAGAAGCTATGGATATAGTCCATGCCAGGGTGTCAAGCGACGCTCATATATTTTACGGGCAGGTTCTTGACCCTGAGCTGCATGGAACATTCAAAATAGCGGTTGTTGCCACTGATTTCGCATCGCAGGATAAAGAAGTAGAAAAAGAAAAAAAGCTAAACGAAGAAGAATATTGGAAACAACCGGCATTTAAGATATGGAAGCCAAGGAAACTGATATAA